The proteins below are encoded in one region of uncultured Eubacteriales bacterium:
- a CDS encoding Dockerin type 1: protein MKLKGISAALSAALLIFCLTGCSTTGAASSSPSSLGTAQSQGNSGNTETAGSDSTPSTAPLSADLSDSDMDTSWADSDTRITLSGSSATVSGDGATASGSVVTVTAAGTYVLSGTLDDGQIVITATNADKVRLVLNGVSITNKTGAAIYASQCDKLIVTLAEGTENALTDGGAAFQYADTANEEPNAALFSKDDLTINGTGSLTVNAGFNNGIGTKDDLLIVSGDITVNAANHGLRGNDSVTILSGSLTITAGNDGIQTNNTEDSSLGWVLIEGGAFNITAGHDGIQADTSIAISGGEFKITTGAASSSDSTSDSYKGVKATGDITFTAGSFTIESTDDSIHANGNVTIDGGTLTLSSGDDGVHADGDLTVNAGTISITEAYEGLEGSNLIITGGTMNLVTSDDALNAAGGTDQSGGAGPFGQDSFSSGGAHSITISGGDITFLAGGDGIDSNGTVSISGGTIAAIISSTSDNGAIDADGTTTFTGGTIVYGGTGTGSTPGSSSTQSYVFVSTGVTAGSEITVKKDGQVLITYTSAADSQYLALSSPGIQSGESYEVYSDGTLLTTVTAGTGSTGMGGGMGGGRGGRK from the coding sequence ATGAAATTAAAAGGCATCAGCGCCGCGCTCTCCGCGGCCCTGCTCATCTTTTGCCTAACGGGGTGTTCTACCACCGGCGCGGCCTCCTCCTCCCCCTCCTCCCTGGGCACGGCGCAATCCCAGGGGAACTCAGGCAATACCGAGACAGCAGGCAGCGACTCTACACCGAGCACCGCGCCCCTCTCCGCCGACCTCTCCGACAGCGACATGGACACCTCCTGGGCAGACTCCGACACGCGCATCACCCTGAGCGGCTCCTCCGCAACGGTCTCCGGTGACGGTGCGACAGCCAGCGGCAGCGTCGTGACCGTCACAGCGGCGGGCACCTATGTCCTATCCGGCACCCTGGACGACGGGCAGATCGTAATCACGGCCACCAACGCGGACAAGGTCCGCCTGGTACTGAACGGCGTAAGCATCACCAACAAGACCGGCGCGGCCATCTACGCTTCCCAGTGCGACAAGCTGATCGTCACCCTGGCGGAGGGGACGGAGAACGCCTTGACCGACGGCGGCGCGGCCTTTCAGTACGCCGACACCGCAAACGAGGAGCCCAACGCGGCACTCTTCAGCAAGGACGACCTGACCATCAACGGCACCGGCTCCCTCACCGTCAACGCGGGATTCAATAACGGCATTGGCACCAAGGACGACCTGCTGATAGTCAGCGGCGATATCACGGTGAACGCAGCCAACCACGGCCTGCGGGGCAACGACTCGGTGACTATCCTGAGCGGCAGCCTGACCATCACGGCGGGCAACGACGGCATCCAGACCAACAACACCGAGGACTCGTCTCTGGGCTGGGTTTTAATCGAGGGCGGCGCTTTCAATATTACAGCCGGTCATGACGGCATCCAGGCCGACACCTCCATCGCTATCTCGGGCGGGGAGTTCAAAATCACCACAGGCGCGGCCTCCTCCTCGGACAGCACCTCGGACAGCTACAAGGGCGTTAAGGCCACAGGCGACATCACCTTCACCGCAGGCAGCTTCACCATCGAGAGCACAGACGACAGCATCCACGCAAACGGCAACGTCACCATCGACGGCGGAACCTTGACCCTCTCCTCCGGTGATGACGGCGTGCACGCCGACGGGGACCTGACGGTGAACGCGGGAACCATCAGCATAACGGAAGCCTACGAGGGCCTGGAGGGTTCGAACCTCATCATCACCGGCGGAACCATGAACCTGGTGACGAGCGACGATGCCCTCAACGCGGCAGGCGGCACGGACCAGAGCGGCGGAGCCGGGCCCTTCGGGCAGGACAGCTTCAGCTCCGGCGGCGCGCACAGCATCACCATCAGCGGCGGCGACATCACCTTCCTGGCGGGGGGCGACGGCATCGACTCCAACGGTACAGTCTCCATCAGCGGCGGCACAATCGCGGCCATCATCAGCTCCACGTCGGATAACGGCGCCATCGACGCCGACGGCACCACTACCTTCACCGGCGGCACCATCGTCTACGGCGGCACGGGCACCGGCTCCACCCCCGGCAGCAGCTCCACCCAGAGCTATGTGTTCGTAAGCACAGGTGTCACGGCAGGCAGCGAGATCACGGTGAAAAAGGACGGACAGGTCCTGATCACCTACACGTCTGCCGCGGACAGCCAGTATCTGGCCCTCTCCTCCCCCGGCATTCAGAGTGGTGAGAGCTACGAGGTCTATAGCGACGGCACCCTCCTTACCACCGTCACTGCGGGTACCGGCAGCACCGGCATGGGGGGCGGTATGGGCGGCGGCCGCGGCGGACGCAAGTGA
- a CDS encoding hypothetical protein (Evidence 5 : No homology to any previously reported sequences): protein MVLDLNKYPSLTWLTPTPPEELRPLEIVHFKPREHLMREGEIGRMHLYFILEGVCVNDIEYPQDGRLFVARKVVPGEFIGIQEIIASSPERRVTSVAAKTPVAALQIPGTEFLRWQVSRPELYNFIIHSVLSLHFDVRTLNVNCAAKDTLKSGAYYLHYLYGVYAKGCHQPGYEGPVRIWDTRQEIGVALSRDVRSVDRLISTLRSRGGISVSAGKITITRSQAQQLYDLWAL from the coding sequence ATGGTTTTGGATCTAAACAAATATCCTTCTCTCACGTGGCTCACGCCAACGCCGCCGGAGGAGCTGCGGCCGCTGGAGATCGTCCACTTCAAGCCCAGAGAGCACCTGATGCGCGAGGGCGAGATCGGGCGGATGCATCTTTATTTCATCCTGGAGGGGGTCTGTGTCAACGACATCGAATACCCTCAGGACGGACGGCTCTTTGTCGCCAGGAAGGTGGTCCCCGGGGAGTTTATCGGCATCCAGGAGATCATCGCCTCCAGCCCGGAGCGGAGGGTCACCTCAGTGGCCGCGAAGACTCCGGTTGCCGCCCTGCAGATTCCCGGCACCGAGTTCCTGCGCTGGCAGGTCTCCCGGCCCGAGCTATATAACTTCATTATACACAGCGTGCTGTCCCTGCACTTTGACGTGCGGACCCTGAACGTTAACTGCGCCGCAAAGGACACCCTGAAGTCGGGGGCCTACTACCTCCACTATCTGTACGGCGTGTACGCCAAGGGCTGCCACCAGCCCGGCTACGAGGGCCCGGTGCGAATCTGGGACACCCGTCAGGAGATTGGCGTCGCCCTCTCAAGGGACGTGCGCTCGGTGGACCGCCTCATCAGCACCCTGCGCAGCCGGGGCGGTATCAGCGTGTCGGCGGGCAAGATTACCATTACGCGCTCTCAGGCCCAGCAGTTATACGACCTCTGGGCCCTATAA
- a CDS encoding putative Uncharacterized ABC transporter permease protein YufP (Evidence 3 : Function proposed based on presence of conserved amino acid motif, structural feature or limited homology): MTQKESMLQRLLRLSVKPLITIAVSLAIGALLILNAGQNPLSVYAILFKGAFGTSTAFLGTLGKATPLIFTGLAAAVAAQVGVFNIGIEGQLYMGALAAGVVGANCGALPAFLAVPLCLLAAMAAAAVWALIPGLLNNKLGVNIFIMFFMLNNMAQLFTEYLSNGPFKGNLPDAATGKMAASARLIRFSPFADLSVGILIALALVAVCWFVMKKTRFGYECSALGLNSRFSEYIGVKVGGVSLTVLLISAMIAGLAGAEPVMGAMGRFYANFSNNLGFTGVSIGLLASNNPMGVVVFAVFFGALTNGGLQMAASAGLPGDLINVLQSLMIILISADFILRAARPGKAARKGAVG, encoded by the coding sequence ATGACGCAAAAGGAATCCATGCTTCAGCGGCTGCTCCGGCTGTCGGTCAAGCCGCTCATCACCATCGCGGTATCCCTTGCCATCGGCGCGCTCCTCATCCTGAACGCGGGGCAGAACCCGCTTTCGGTCTACGCCATCCTGTTCAAGGGCGCGTTCGGCACAAGCACCGCGTTCCTGGGTACGCTGGGCAAGGCCACGCCCCTCATCTTCACCGGCCTTGCCGCCGCGGTGGCGGCCCAGGTAGGGGTGTTCAACATCGGCATCGAGGGCCAGCTCTATATGGGTGCGCTGGCCGCGGGCGTGGTGGGGGCAAACTGCGGCGCTCTGCCCGCTTTCTTAGCCGTCCCCCTCTGCCTGCTGGCCGCCATGGCTGCCGCCGCGGTCTGGGCCCTCATCCCGGGCCTTCTGAACAACAAGCTGGGCGTCAACATCTTCATCATGTTCTTCATGCTCAACAATATGGCCCAGCTCTTTACCGAGTATCTCTCCAACGGGCCCTTCAAGGGCAACCTGCCCGATGCGGCCACCGGGAAAATGGCGGCCAGCGCCCGGCTGATCCGCTTTTCCCCCTTTGCAGATCTGAGCGTGGGAATCCTGATCGCACTGGCGCTGGTCGCGGTATGCTGGTTCGTGATGAAGAAGACCCGGTTCGGCTATGAGTGCAGCGCTCTGGGCTTGAACTCTCGCTTTAGCGAGTATATCGGCGTCAAGGTGGGGGGTGTCAGCCTGACCGTGCTGCTCATCAGCGCCATGATCGCCGGCCTTGCGGGGGCCGAGCCCGTCATGGGCGCCATGGGCCGGTTCTACGCGAATTTCTCCAACAACCTAGGCTTTACCGGCGTCTCCATCGGGCTTCTGGCCTCCAATAACCCCATGGGGGTGGTGGTCTTCGCGGTATTCTTCGGCGCGCTGACCAACGGCGGATTGCAGATGGCTGCCAGCGCCGGGTTGCCCGGCGACCTCATCAACGTGCTCCAGTCGCTGATGATCATCCTGATTTCGGCAGACTTTATCCTCCGCGCGGCTCGGCCCGGGAAAGCGGCAAGAAAGGGGGCGGTGGGATGA
- a CDS encoding Nucleoside-binding protein, translating to MKRILTLALAFVLACSLAACGGETKPTGTPAGTPAGTPSGGAESLKVTFITTAGGLGDRSFNDSTWVGVQRAGEELGVSVSLIEPATVADFGSSIVAAANSGANVIIGIGASWTDAFDEYCEKYPDIYFCGLNASASADNLMMARTADHEGSFLVGALAAMMSKTGTIGAVGGMDGDNINRFLIGYAEGAAYVNPDIKVLQSYVGSFSDPAKGKEFALQLMNEGADIIYQVAGGTGEGVFEAAKENENLYAIGVDADQDYIVEGKILTSMMKNCDVVAYTFIERILNGEFTSGDVVFDLDNNGVGLSPMTYTKDLIGEGNLKTLEEIREKIISGEIKVTDLFAQ from the coding sequence ATGAAAAGGATTTTGACCCTTGCTCTGGCGTTTGTCTTAGCGTGCTCCCTGGCGGCCTGCGGCGGCGAAACGAAACCAACCGGCACCCCGGCCGGTACACCGGCCGGCACACCGTCCGGCGGCGCGGAGTCCCTGAAGGTGACCTTCATCACCACCGCCGGCGGCCTGGGTGACCGCTCCTTCAACGACAGCACCTGGGTGGGCGTGCAGCGCGCGGGCGAGGAGCTGGGAGTCAGCGTGTCCCTCATCGAGCCCGCCACCGTGGCCGACTTTGGCAGCTCCATCGTGGCCGCGGCCAACAGCGGGGCCAACGTAATCATAGGAATCGGAGCCTCCTGGACCGACGCCTTTGATGAGTACTGCGAAAAGTATCCCGATATCTACTTCTGCGGCCTGAACGCCAGCGCCTCCGCCGATAACCTGATGATGGCGCGGACCGCCGACCACGAGGGCAGTTTCCTGGTCGGAGCGCTGGCTGCCATGATGAGTAAGACTGGGACAATCGGCGCGGTGGGCGGCATGGACGGGGACAATATCAACCGTTTCCTGATTGGCTACGCGGAGGGCGCCGCCTATGTGAACCCGGATATCAAGGTGCTCCAGAGCTACGTGGGCAGTTTCAGCGACCCGGCGAAGGGCAAGGAGTTTGCTTTGCAGCTGATGAACGAGGGCGCTGACATCATCTATCAAGTGGCGGGCGGCACAGGCGAGGGCGTCTTTGAAGCGGCCAAGGAGAACGAGAACCTGTACGCCATCGGCGTCGACGCCGACCAAGACTACATCGTGGAGGGCAAAATACTCACCAGCATGATGAAGAACTGCGACGTGGTAGCCTATACCTTCATTGAGCGCATTTTGAACGGTGAGTTTACTTCGGGCGACGTGGTGTTCGACCTGGATAATAACGGCGTGGGGCTGAGCCCCATGACCTACACCAAGGACCTGATCGGAGAGGGCAATCTGAAAACGCTGGAGGAGATCCGCGAAAAAATTATCTCCGGTGAGATCAAGGTGACCGACCTCTTCGCCCAATAA
- a CDS encoding VTC domain-containing protein, translated as MAIEVFNRYENKYMLDGDTFRALQGRLSDHMELDAYNRQHETYTITNLYYDTPDSHLIRSSLQKPAYKEKLRLRAYGVPDGDAKVYVEIKKKVAGLVNKRRSSLLLDEAYAFLQSCVLPEEQPYQNRQVLREIAYLLEANDLRPALYLAYDRRAYFGIGQHDLRVSFDKNIRTRRCDLALEAGDYGDPLLGRDQWLMEIKVARSIPLWLCELLSEYNIYPTSFSKYGAEYCRTLESAKAPLLYGFVPQREARLRAEAASA; from the coding sequence ATGGCGATCGAGGTATTCAACCGCTACGAGAACAAGTACATGCTGGATGGGGACACGTTCCGCGCACTTCAGGGCAGGCTCTCCGACCACATGGAACTCGACGCGTACAACCGGCAGCATGAGACCTATACGATTACCAACCTCTATTATGATACGCCGGACAGTCATCTGATCCGCTCCTCTCTTCAGAAACCCGCGTACAAGGAAAAACTGCGGCTTAGGGCCTACGGCGTGCCGGACGGTGACGCGAAGGTCTATGTGGAGATCAAGAAGAAGGTGGCGGGTCTCGTGAACAAGCGGCGCAGCTCTCTCCTGCTGGACGAGGCGTATGCCTTCCTCCAGTCCTGCGTCCTCCCCGAGGAGCAGCCCTACCAGAACCGGCAGGTGCTCCGGGAGATTGCGTACCTCCTGGAGGCAAACGACCTCCGTCCCGCCCTGTACCTCGCCTACGACAGGCGGGCGTATTTCGGGATCGGCCAGCATGATCTGCGGGTGTCCTTCGACAAAAATATCCGTACCCGACGCTGTGATCTGGCCCTGGAGGCCGGGGACTATGGGGACCCTTTGCTGGGGCGGGACCAATGGCTGATGGAGATCAAAGTAGCCCGGAGCATCCCCCTGTGGCTGTGTGAGCTCCTCTCGGAGTACAATATCTACCCCACCAGCTTTTCCAAATACGGGGCCGAGTACTGTCGGACGCTGGAGAGCGCCAAGGCGCCTCTCCTCTACGGCTTTGTTCCACAAAGAGAGGCTCGGCTCCGCGCGGAGGCGGCAAGCGCCTGA
- a CDS encoding conserved membrane hypothetical protein (Evidence 4 : Homologs of previously reported genes of unknown function), with protein sequence MFDSIFSTTVTESTVTLPGLLAALCTAFALGLVISLVYTKTHKTRSPSQSFALTLVMLPAVVTVIILLVGSNVARAFSLAGAFSIIRFRSAPGDAKDITYVLFTMAVGLSSGMGFLLYAAAITAALCAVMLTLELTKFGSAKGTEKLLKITVPESLDFENAFGEVLQKYTLSSKLQKIKTADLGSLYELSYAVTTRDGVSEKEFIDDLRCRNGNLNITLVLGVPAGEL encoded by the coding sequence ATGTTCGACTCGATTTTTTCCACCACGGTAACCGAATCCACGGTCACCCTCCCCGGCTTGCTGGCCGCGCTCTGCACCGCCTTTGCCCTGGGGCTCGTGATCAGCCTGGTGTATACGAAGACCCACAAGACCAGAAGTCCGTCCCAGAGCTTTGCGCTTACCCTCGTTATGCTCCCCGCTGTGGTCACGGTCATCATCCTGCTGGTGGGCAGCAATGTCGCCCGGGCCTTCTCCCTGGCGGGCGCGTTCTCCATCATCCGGTTTCGCAGCGCGCCGGGGGATGCCAAGGACATCACCTATGTGCTTTTCACCATGGCGGTGGGGTTATCGTCCGGCATGGGCTTTCTCCTATACGCGGCGGCTATCACGGCGGCGCTGTGCGCTGTGATGCTCACCCTGGAGCTCACGAAGTTCGGCAGCGCCAAGGGAACTGAAAAGCTCCTGAAGATCACCGTCCCCGAGAGCCTGGACTTTGAAAATGCCTTCGGGGAGGTTCTGCAAAAATACACTCTGTCCTCCAAGCTGCAGAAAATCAAGACCGCCGACCTGGGGAGCCTGTATGAGCTCTCCTACGCCGTCACCACCAGGGACGGTGTCAGCGAAAAGGAATTCATCGACGACTTGCGCTGCCGCAACGGGAACCTGAACATCACGCTGGTCCTGGGCGTGCCCGCGGGCGAATTATAA
- a CDS encoding Arylsulfatase produces the protein MTQERPNILLITCDQLRQDFIGAYGCDFIETPNIDRLAREGCTFTNGYSPNPVCIPARHNLITGLTARHHGFDDNYFGAEAKSCPYRLPTFAQILSDHRYETVAIGKMHFQPERRAAGFDYFYNMDELPRSREEDEYALFLKENGYGNLRSVHGVRTALYMQPQRSLVKTEHHGSHWVADRAIDFFRQNHGRPPFLMWAGFIHPHPPFDVPGDWADKYKGKIPPPSRTNTPLSTLARENIQLGCLEDEAALNRARELYAAAISFVDYNIGRMLEELERQELLDDTLILFLSDHGEMLGDLGTFQKFLPYDASSKIPFLLRWPRRVSPGSRDERFVDLNDVLPTLLDAAGADYPADYDLPGESVLAQSGVKNRAVQYIEHQRGSKRWCSLRDERYKYIYYYGDREQLFDLRADPGETTNLLYGGASAEAGEARDRLRSQLLRYEARYGLKGCVVNGDFKPMPPYELTPYYETNFPLFPEYAAPEEQAALGSYADELLAAIRQEPTVKLRRNHTAEILSGWGGYSGEEIDALLERAERQGN, from the coding sequence ATGACACAAGAGCGACCCAACATCTTGCTCATTACCTGCGACCAATTGCGTCAGGACTTTATCGGCGCGTATGGCTGCGATTTTATAGAGACCCCCAATATTGACCGCCTGGCCCGAGAGGGCTGCACGTTCACCAACGGCTACTCTCCAAATCCCGTCTGTATCCCGGCCCGGCACAATCTGATCACCGGCCTCACCGCCCGGCACCACGGCTTTGACGATAACTATTTCGGCGCTGAGGCCAAGTCCTGCCCGTACCGTCTACCCACCTTTGCGCAGATCTTGAGTGACCACCGCTACGAGACGGTGGCCATCGGCAAAATGCATTTTCAGCCCGAGCGCCGGGCTGCGGGGTTCGACTACTTCTATAACATGGACGAGCTGCCCCGCTCCCGCGAGGAGGACGAGTACGCCCTCTTCCTCAAGGAAAACGGCTACGGGAACCTGCGCAGCGTCCACGGCGTGCGGACCGCGCTCTATATGCAGCCCCAGCGCTCTCTTGTGAAGACCGAGCACCACGGCAGCCACTGGGTTGCCGACCGGGCCATTGATTTTTTCCGGCAGAACCACGGCCGCCCCCCGTTCCTCATGTGGGCCGGTTTCATCCATCCCCATCCCCCCTTCGATGTGCCGGGGGACTGGGCGGACAAGTACAAGGGAAAGATCCCGCCCCCATCCAGAACCAATACGCCCCTGTCCACCCTGGCCAGGGAGAACATCCAGCTCGGGTGCCTGGAGGATGAGGCGGCCCTCAACCGGGCACGGGAGCTCTACGCCGCGGCCATCTCCTTTGTGGACTATAACATCGGCCGCATGCTGGAGGAGCTGGAGCGTCAGGAACTTCTGGACGACACCCTCATCCTCTTTCTGAGCGACCATGGCGAGATGCTGGGGGACCTGGGGACCTTTCAGAAATTCCTGCCCTACGACGCCTCCAGCAAAATCCCCTTCCTCCTCCGCTGGCCCCGGAGGGTAAGCCCGGGCAGCCGGGACGAGCGCTTTGTGGACCTGAACGACGTGCTGCCCACCTTACTGGATGCCGCCGGAGCCGACTACCCCGCCGACTATGACCTGCCGGGGGAGAGCGTTTTGGCACAGTCCGGCGTAAAAAACAGAGCCGTGCAGTACATAGAGCATCAGCGGGGCAGCAAGCGCTGGTGCAGCCTGCGGGATGAGCGGTATAAGTACATCTACTACTACGGCGACCGGGAGCAGCTATTCGACCTCCGGGCCGACCCGGGGGAGACAACCAACCTGCTCTACGGCGGCGCAAGCGCCGAGGCTGGGGAGGCGCGAGACCGCCTGCGTTCCCAGCTCCTCCGCTATGAGGCCCGGTATGGGCTGAAGGGATGCGTCGTAAACGGGGACTTTAAGCCAATGCCGCCCTATGAGCTGACGCCCTATTACGAGACGAATTTCCCCCTCTTCCCCGAGTATGCCGCCCCGGAGGAGCAGGCGGCGCTGGGCAGCTATGCAGACGAGCTGCTGGCAGCCATCCGGCAGGAGCCCACGGTGAAGCTGCGGAGGAACCACACCGCAGAGATTCTGTCTGGCTGGGGTGGGTACAGCGGAGAGGAGATCGATGCGCTCCTGGAGCGGGCGGAGCGTCAGGGCAATTAG
- the yufO gene encoding Uncharacterized ABC transporter ATP-binding protein YufO, which translates to MELAFEMKHITKTYPDVVANDDVSVSAAKGSVLCVIGENGAGKSTLMNILYGMTAPDAGEIRLHGEAVRFASSRDAMKHKVGMVFQHFMLVEELTCLENIIIGMEPVTGGLVLDRKRARTQIEEIMRQYNMHVPLDTPAGELWVGVQQKLEILKTLYRGAEIIILDEPTAVLTPQETQELFVNVRKLAEKGKTIIFITHKLDEVMQTADHIVVMRAGRVVAELKSADTNVHDLSVHMVGSEIPPMRERAQIQPQAALRLNRVSHRRKNGVYALKDVDMTLHKGEILGIAGISGNGQVELAQIVSGLTLPHSGQVTLGGEDITGHDRLRRIRDGISYIPEDRTTTGVCLSWSIEDNCFAGYQEKFVGRLGVLDRKKTGALAMSMIEKFRVKTPGRDVPIRSLSGGNMQKVVVARETGFGAQVIIAAEPSRGVDIGAISTIHNHMIALRNEGCAILLISSSLDEIFALSDRIAVMFEGEVTAVLDPKTTGREEIGLYMSGAKRQEKGDAV; encoded by the coding sequence TTGGAGCTGGCCTTTGAGATGAAGCATATCACAAAGACATACCCCGACGTGGTGGCCAACGACGATGTCAGCGTATCGGCGGCGAAGGGGAGCGTTCTGTGCGTCATTGGGGAAAACGGCGCAGGAAAAAGCACGCTCATGAATATTCTCTACGGCATGACGGCACCGGACGCGGGGGAGATCCGCCTACACGGCGAGGCGGTGCGCTTCGCCTCCAGCAGGGATGCGATGAAACACAAAGTGGGCATGGTTTTCCAGCATTTTATGCTGGTAGAGGAGCTCACGTGCCTCGAGAACATCATCATCGGCATGGAGCCGGTGACCGGCGGCCTCGTGCTGGACCGGAAACGCGCCCGGACCCAGATAGAGGAGATCATGCGGCAGTACAATATGCACGTGCCGCTGGATACCCCGGCGGGGGAGCTGTGGGTGGGCGTCCAGCAGAAACTGGAGATTTTAAAGACCCTGTACCGGGGCGCGGAGATCATTATTCTGGACGAGCCCACCGCTGTGCTCACGCCCCAGGAGACCCAGGAGCTGTTTGTCAACGTCCGTAAGCTGGCGGAGAAGGGGAAGACCATCATCTTCATCACCCACAAGCTGGACGAGGTAATGCAGACCGCCGACCACATCGTGGTGATGCGGGCGGGCAGGGTGGTCGCTGAGCTGAAGAGCGCAGACACCAACGTGCACGACCTCTCGGTGCACATGGTGGGCAGTGAGATACCACCCATGCGGGAGCGCGCGCAGATACAGCCCCAGGCCGCCTTGCGCCTGAACCGGGTAAGCCATAGGAGGAAAAACGGCGTCTATGCCCTCAAGGATGTGGACATGACCCTCCATAAGGGCGAGATACTGGGTATCGCGGGTATTTCCGGCAACGGTCAGGTAGAGCTGGCGCAGATCGTCAGCGGCCTGACCCTGCCCCACAGCGGCCAGGTGACCCTGGGCGGGGAGGACATTACCGGCCATGACCGGCTCCGGCGCATCCGGGACGGCATCAGCTATATCCCGGAGGACCGGACCACCACCGGCGTCTGCCTGAGCTGGAGTATTGAGGACAACTGCTTTGCGGGGTATCAGGAGAAATTCGTCGGGCGGCTGGGCGTCCTGGACCGCAAAAAGACCGGGGCGCTGGCCATGAGCATGATCGAAAAGTTCCGTGTGAAGACCCCGGGGCGGGACGTGCCCATACGCTCCCTGTCCGGCGGAAATATGCAGAAGGTAGTGGTGGCGCGGGAGACCGGCTTTGGCGCTCAGGTGATTATCGCCGCGGAGCCCAGTCGGGGTGTGGATATCGGGGCCATCTCTACCATCCACAACCACATGATCGCCCTGCGCAACGAGGGCTGCGCCATTTTACTCATTTCTTCCTCTCTTGATGAGATCTTCGCGCTGAGCGACCGCATCGCGGTCATGTTCGAGGGGGAGGTTACCGCCGTGCTGGACCCGAAGACCACCGGCAGGGAGGAGATCGGCCTCTATATGTCGGGTGCAAAACGGCAGGAGAAAGGAGACGCGGTATGA
- a CDS encoding conserved membrane hypothetical protein (Evidence 4 : Homologs of previously reported genes of unknown function) — protein sequence MNLVIELENMLQTTFNALPPLLLAGLGGMITSKVGVLNLGLEGMMLMGAFVAILTNFYTGSSMLGLLAALLLGSLIGFLFAVFNIRFRVNNIIMSVGINMLAVAVTKYLLGVIFDTSGAFTSSKVVKMPTVSIPFLKGVPILNTLSGLSVVFWLALASTLVLGVMVNYTSWGLRVRATGLNDLAVHTAGVDPSRVRYACITLSGTLCGAAGAYLSTSYLAMFTNGMTNGRGFLGNIASVMGNRTALGTFLGSLLFSVTDGATMKIQTFGFPSQLIQLIPYTVAFAVVILNALIKRAGKARAR from the coding sequence ATGAACCTCGTCATTGAACTTGAAAATATGCTGCAAACCACGTTCAACGCCCTTCCCCCCCTTCTCCTGGCGGGCCTGGGCGGAATGATCACCTCCAAGGTGGGCGTTTTGAACCTGGGCCTGGAGGGCATGATGCTGATGGGGGCCTTTGTGGCCATCCTCACCAACTTTTACACAGGCTCCTCCATGTTGGGTCTCCTGGCGGCTCTGCTTTTGGGCTCTCTCATTGGATTTCTCTTCGCTGTGTTCAACATCCGGTTCAGGGTAAACAACATCATTATGAGCGTGGGCATTAATATGCTGGCGGTGGCCGTCACCAAGTATCTGCTTGGCGTCATCTTCGATACCAGCGGCGCGTTCACCTCCAGCAAGGTCGTAAAAATGCCCACGGTATCCATTCCGTTTCTGAAGGGTGTCCCGATTTTGAATACCTTGAGCGGCTTGTCCGTCGTATTCTGGCTGGCCCTTGCAAGCACGTTGGTCCTGGGCGTTATGGTCAATTACACAAGCTGGGGCCTGCGGGTGCGTGCCACAGGGCTCAACGACCTGGCGGTCCATACCGCCGGCGTGGACCCCTCCAGGGTGCGCTATGCCTGCATCACCCTGAGCGGCACGCTCTGCGGCGCCGCCGGGGCGTATCTCTCCACCAGCTATCTCGCCATGTTTACCAACGGCATGACAAACGGCCGCGGCTTTCTGGGGAACATCGCCTCCGTCATGGGGAACCGCACTGCCTTGGGGACCTTCCTGGGCTCGCTCCTCTTCAGCGTCACCGACGGAGCCACCATGAAAATCCAGACCTTCGGGTTTCCCTCCCAGCTCATCCAGCTCATCCCCTATACCGTGGCGTTCGCCGTGGTCATCCTAAACGCACTGATAAAGCGCGCGGGCAAGGCCCGCGCGCGGTAA